The Planctomycetaceae bacterium genomic interval ACATGTCGCACAGCCAGTAGGGCATGGCGTTGTCGGCCGGGCGAGGCACGTTCGGCACGCGTGGCAGGCGGGCCAGCACGTCTTTGGTCGAGACATCTTTCACGTCGTGGCTGCGGAGCACCATTTCGCCGGCGCTGCGCTCGGCTTCGAGTGAAATACTCGTCGTCAGTTGCGGCGCGAAGATGATCACGTGCGCGTCGAGGTGATGGCCGGTGCTGCACTGCAGGCACCGGCGGGGCATCGTGCAGCGGAACGACTCGTCCAGCAGGCGGTCGGCGGGAAACTCGAACAGCGCGCTGGTGCGTTCGAACTGCACCAGCCGCAGCGGTCCGTTGGAGATCGCGTGCGTGGCGGCAGGGGAAGGCTGGTCGAGGTCGATGGGCCTGTGCACCGGCGGCGCCGGCGCCGAGGCGTCGTCTTCCTCGTCCTCGTCGCTGAGCCAGTCGACGATGATGTCCTCGGGCGCTTCGATGACTGGAAGCTGAAATCGCTGGCGGCAGTTTCCGCAGCGCGCGTTCTGGCCGCTGTATTCCGGCGGCACGTTCAGGATTGTTCCGCAGTGCGGACACTGCGCCTGGCGCTGACGAATCAATACGTCTTCGCTCATGGGTAACCCTCCAGCAGGCATATCTTGCGAACCGGTCATAGCCCTCTCCGCGGTCGAACGCCGGCGGTGCTCTTTCGCCCGGACCCGTTATCCGAGGCTGCCGCCGTAACGCGACACTGTCCACGCCCTGGTCTGACACGAAAACCCGGCAAAAAATGCACAATTTCAGGCGCCAGAACTGCCCTCCGAAACGACCGGCCGGCGGCACCTCGCACCGTCTGGGTCGCTCAAGACCCTTCCTTGCCGTCGGGTCTCGACTCACCTTACACACGTGATTCTAGTCTGAAGTCGGAATTCTGTCAATGAGGTAAAACGGCCACTTACCGGTCAGCTTTCCTCGTAAGCCCGCAGACAGGTGATTGCTTCCCACGTCAGATCGACCAGCGCCTCGGCGCGATGTCCGCTCTCGTCGCCCCAGATCTGGCCCATCAGGCGAGCCAGGTTTTCGCGGGCGGCGGGGGCCTGTTCCACCACCGCCCAGGGCAGACCGGCCGAGAGGCCTCTCTGGCGGGCCATCATCAGCACCGCCGCGGCGGCGCCCAGGGCGAGGTTGCGTGGTTTGATCCCCGCCTCCATCGCCAAAACCATCGTGCCATAGAGACGGTCGTGGTATCCCAGTTTGCGCAGCGGGTCCCGCGTGACGCGCGAGACCAGATCGTTGAGATGCAGGCACGCCATCCGCTCCAGCAGGTCTTCGGCGTATGCGCGATACCCCTCGGGCGTGAACAGCGCATCGCCCAGCCCCGCGTGACGCTTCAGCAGGGCCTGGCCGCTCTCTTCCAGGAACGCCGCACGGGCGATGCGCATGATCCACTCGTCCGCACCGGCCGCGGCGATCGTCTGATACCCGCGGAACTGCGCCAGGTACCCGATGAGCGAATGGACGGCGTTGTGCCCGTAGAGCTTGGCTTCCTCGAAGGGCAGCAGGTCGTCCTTCTCGACGAAGACCTCGATGCCCCGCCGCGCCGGCGGGCGCACGCGGGAGACCAGGATGTGGTTGAACTCCTCGACGAGGACGGCCTTGGTCAGTCCCGGCGTCATCGGCGCCAGGTTGAGCCGGTCGATGGTTTCGACGTCGCTGATGACGCCGCTCATTTTCCCGATGACGGTGTTGAGGGTCTGCACCTCGGCCAGCCGCTGCGGCGATCCGTGCCGGGCCAGCGCCTCGGCGAGGCGTTCGGCGGCGTGGTTGTGATTTTCGGCGGCGTAGATCAGCGTGGGCAGGTGGTTTCCCCGCCCGTCGAGCCCGGCGGCGATCATCGCTGCCACGCTGGCCGCTCCGGCGGCGTCATAGAACTTCACGCTGGGAAGGGCGGTGGCCATCTCGCAGGACTCGCGCACGGCTTCGACGATCCGCCGCCGCCCCGCCGACTCGGAAGGGTTGCACAACTCGACGCCGGCCACGGCGATCTTGTCGATCCCGTCGCTGCGGGCGACGTTGATGGTGTAGCAGTTGCCAGCCGCCCGCACCGCCGCGACCAGATCGGCGTCGACCTCGGCGACGACATAGCGCCCGAAGTTGCCCGACAGGTAGGCTTCCAAAAGGAACAAGCCGCTCTGGATCGGTCCAAAGCCGAAGCCGACGAACGTTCTGTTTTCATGGCCGCTCATGATGGTCGCCGCCGAAACGGGTGGGCACATTATACGTTTCCGTATCCCGGCAAGCCCCTTTAGAATACTAGCGTAATGTCTTTTCGAGGATGTGCCATGGCTGTCACGCGCGGAAAATTCGTTCCGGTCAAACTGTCGCTGGCCGAGTTGCTGGGAAAGGATTACGTCCAGGCGGTGGCGGCTGCCCGGTCGGCCCTGACGGGCGAACCGGCGGCGCCGCTGCGGGCGGCGGCGCGGCGCAGGATCGACTTCTTCCCCGTCGCGATGCAGCGGGCCCTGGCGGCCCGCCTGGCCGACGTGGGGCGCCGCGTCTCCAGACCTTGCGCCAGCACTGCCGCCGGGGCCTCGACGGCGACCTTCGAGGCCGTCACGCGAACGCAGGCCTCACCCGCCAGCGGATGGGGGTACTACCGCATCGGCGAGGACGGGCGGTTGTACCTGCTGTCCAAGAGCGAACACTATCACACGCCGCTGGGGCACTCGTTCCCCGGGTACGAGCTGGGGCGGCTGGCCCAGACGCTGGGCATCTGCCAGGCCACCCACAACAACACGCGCGGGCACATCACGCGGCTGCTGGAAGGGGAGTTGCTCCGGGCCGCCAACGGCGCCGCCCGCGGCGGGCTCAGCGAGGTGCTCAACCTCCAGACCGGCTCCCTGGCATGCGAGGCGGGCATCAAGATGATGCTGGCGCGGTTCTACCAGTCTCAGGACGACTCGCCGCCGGCGCCGCAGCGCCGCGTGCCGGTGATGATCGTCATCGGCGACAACGAAGGCGGACGCGGCGCCAACTATCACGGCACGACGATGTTCGGCCAGATGCTGCGCGGGATGTGGCCGGGCCTCGAGCGGCGGCTGGATCGGGCGGACGTCTGGAAGGTCGTCGCCGTGCGGGCCAACAACATGGCCGAACTTGAGGCCGCCTTCGCCAGGTACGACCGCGGGCGGTACAAGATCGCCGGAATGAGCCTCGAACTGGTGCTGATGAATTACGGCGGGCTGCGGTTGACGCCGGCATTTGCCCGAGCGGCCCAGCGTCTTTGCCGCCGTCACGACGCGCCGCTGATGATCGACGAGATCCAGACCTGCCTGTGGAGCCCCAGGCTGTACATGTACCGCGAGTACGGTCTCAAGCCCTCGCTGGTGGTGATCGGCAAGGGCTTTTCCGGCGGTGAATACGCCGCCTCGCGGTTGCTGATCGACAGGAGCCTCGACCGCCTTCCGCAGTTCGGCGCCCTGGTGACCAACGGGCAGGAAGAGCTGGCGTCGCTGGCGTACCTGGTGACGATGCGATGGGCGGCCGCCAACGCCGAGGCGACGGCGGCTGTGGGCGATTATTATCAGTCGCGCCTGCACGAGCTGGCTGCGCGCTATCCGCGGCTGATCTCGACCGTCGAGGGCAGCCGGCACCTGGCGTCGGTCTACTTCCACGATCTGGAGATCGTCAAGCGGTTCGTGGCGACGTTGGCCGGGGGCGGGCTGGATATTTCCGTCCAGACCTACAAGGCCGCCTGCCCGCCCGGAGCGCTGACCAAGCTGCCGCTGATCGTCGACGCCAAGGTCGTCGACCTGGTCATCGCCCGAATGGATGCCGCCCTGAGTTCAGTAGCACGGGCGTCTCGCCCTTGAGGAGCATGGGCGCGACGGGTGCCACACACAACTCCGTTGTGCGTGTCCCCGACCGCAAAGGCGGAGAGCATGGGCGAGACGCCCATGCTACTCACGGGCAGGATGCCCGTGCTACTCTATAACGTCCGTGCTACGCCGGAGAATCCTGATGCCCCAAGACGTGCTGCTGGGAATCGACCTGGGCACCACCGCGCTGAAGGTGGCGGCCGTCGGCGCTTCCAACGGTCGTTTGCTTGGCGTGGCGTCGGCGACACTTCCCGTTGACAGCGCCCCCGACGGTACGCGCGAGCAGCGCCTGGCGGATGTCGATGCGGCGTTGGCTCGCCTGAGCGGCGCCCTGCGGCGCAAGCTCGGCAAGGACTGGCAGCGCGTGGCGGGGGTCGGTCTGGCCGCCCAAGGCGGCAGCGCGATCATCGCCGACGCCGCTACCGGCGAGGCTTTAACGCCCATGCAGCTCTGGAACGACTCGCGTCCGCTGGGCCTGCTGCCAGCCATCGCGGCGTTGAAGCCGGCGCCCTACTGGCGGCGGCTGTCGTATTTGTCCGATCCGGGCGCGGGGCTGGCGCGGATCGCCTGGCTGCGGCGCCGCCGCGGCGGCGAGAGGCTCTTTCGCAAGGGCAACATCTATGTCGGGGCCGGGGAGTACGTCTACTTCAAACTCACCGGTCAGTGGCGCCAGGATGCCGGCAACGCCCTGCAGATCGGCTGCTACGACGCGCGGCGGGGCGAACTGGTGGACGAGCCGCTGTCGCTGGTGGGGCTGGACCGATCGTTCGTGGCCCCGATGCGCCAAGGGCACCAGACCCATCCTCTCGGCGCCGCCGGCGCCAGGCTGCTGCATCTGCCGCCGGGCCTGCCGGTAGCGGGGCCTTACATCGATCAAGAGGGTGGGTATCTCAGCGCAGCGGCGGCATCGTCGCGGCCGTTGCAGCTTTCGCTGGGTACGGCGTGGGTGGGCAACTTCGTCTGCCCGCACCAGGCGGTTCCCCGCGATGGGTTCAATCTCGTGCTGCCCTCGCCGGCGGGGTCCGGTGCGATGGTCATCCGCGTGATGCACGCCGGGGCTATCACCTGGGACTGGGCGGTGCGCACGTGCGTGGGCAGCGGGCGCGGGGCGATGTCGGCCGCCGAGGCGATCTTCCGCCGCCGGCTGCTGGCGCCGCCGGCTCTGACAGCCATGCCGTGGCTGACCGCGCCCAATGCGATCGACCGCGCCGCCGCCGGCAGTGGGGGGCTCGTCGGCATCTCGCCGCACACCAGT includes:
- a CDS encoding aminotransferase class III-fold pyridoxal phosphate-dependent enzyme, whose protein sequence is MAVTRGKFVPVKLSLAELLGKDYVQAVAAARSALTGEPAAPLRAAARRRIDFFPVAMQRALAARLADVGRRVSRPCASTAAGASTATFEAVTRTQASPASGWGYYRIGEDGRLYLLSKSEHYHTPLGHSFPGYELGRLAQTLGICQATHNNTRGHITRLLEGELLRAANGAARGGLSEVLNLQTGSLACEAGIKMMLARFYQSQDDSPPAPQRRVPVMIVIGDNEGGRGANYHGTTMFGQMLRGMWPGLERRLDRADVWKVVAVRANNMAELEAAFARYDRGRYKIAGMSLELVLMNYGGLRLTPAFARAAQRLCRRHDAPLMIDEIQTCLWSPRLYMYREYGLKPSLVVIGKGFSGGEYAASRLLIDRSLDRLPQFGALVTNGQEELASLAYLVTMRWAAANAEATAAVGDYYQSRLHELAARYPRLISTVEGSRHLASVYFHDLEIVKRFVATLAGGGLDISVQTYKAACPPGALTKLPLIVDAKVVDLVIARMDAALSSVARASRP
- a CDS encoding FGGY family carbohydrate kinase, yielding MPQDVLLGIDLGTTALKVAAVGASNGRLLGVASATLPVDSAPDGTREQRLADVDAALARLSGALRRKLGKDWQRVAGVGLAAQGGSAIIADAATGEALTPMQLWNDSRPLGLLPAIAALKPAPYWRRLSYLSDPGAGLARIAWLRRRRGGERLFRKGNIYVGAGEYVYFKLTGQWRQDAGNALQIGCYDARRGELVDEPLSLVGLDRSFVAPMRQGHQTHPLGAAGARLLHLPPGLPVAGPYIDQEGGYLSAAAASSRPLQLSLGTAWVGNFVCPHQAVPRDGFNLVLPSPAGSGAMVIRVMHAGAITWDWAVRTCVGSGRGAMSAAEAIFRRRLLAPPALTAMPWLTAPNAIDRAAAGSGGLVGISPHTSSDDMLRAMAEGLCYELARVFESVLWHGRSARAAIDAVVLTGGAANGWQFRQMLAGLLAPLPVLQVGADEPAAARGALWAFSRKAAAVAVRPCPPPPVAVRRALGEGLHRYRRLCEVLSKGLGPAAADLLT